From the genome of Cetobacterium ceti:
ATAAAATTTTCAGAGTTAAAAACAGATAAAATAAAAGTTTCTTTTCTTGAAATAAAAAAAATAATGGGAATAAACCCACGAACAAGCAACAAACAATTTGCAAACACTTTAGATAAAATGATTATAAAATCACATCAAACTATTCAAAAAACTGAAGAAACAAAAGGGAGAAAGAAGTATATAAGCATAATAACAACAACAATATTTGACGAAGAGGAAATGACAATAGAATCAAGAATAAATCCTGATTTTAAAAATTTATTTGAAGTAGATAATGAAAAAGGAACATATACAATTTTAGATTTAAAAGCACTCGTAAATTTTAAGAGTAAATATTCTAAAAATTTATATAGATTATTAAAGCAATGGGAAACAATCGGAACTAAAGAATTTTCGATAGATGAGTTTAGAACAGTTCTTGATGTTCCTAAGTCATATCCAATGAAAGAAGTTGATAAAATAGTATTAACTCCAATCCTAAAAGAATTAACAGAATTTTTCCCAAAACTGAATATAGAAAAAATTAAAAATGGAAGAGGTGCAAAGGTAACGAAAATAATTTTTACTTGGCAAAGAATAGAGAGAAAGAAAAAATCTTTTAAGAAACAACAAGAAGTACAAACACAAGGAACAGGATCTAAAAAGCTATACAATAAAGAACTAGCAGCAGAAAAGACATTAGAAATAGAAAAAGAAATAGAAGGTTTAAAAGCTAAGGAAAGATTAGCTGAGATAGTTAAAACTAATTTATCTAGTAAAGTTGTAGAAGAATCAATACAAGAGCTTACATCAGATGAGTACATAGGAATGTATTATGATTATTTAAAAGCGAATAACATAGAACATAGTTTATATGTAAAAAAAGCTTTTGACATAATAAACAAAAATAAAGTTAAAATAAAAGAAAATAAAAAAGCACTTTAATCAAAAGTCAAAGTGCAAGAAACAATTAAATAAAATTTTTATAAAAGCACAGTTGTTACCGCAAATGTGCTTTTTTTATTTGTTCTAATTATAGTTTTTTATCTTACTTTTGTCAATAGTCGAGGGGGACAATAAATGTTGAAAATATATGAAGAATTATGTGATGAAATAATAAATTTAGAAGTAACTGAAGAGGAAAAAGGAAGAATAGCTCTACTTGTAGGGAAGGCAATTTCTAGAGCAGGGAGAATAAATGGAAAATAAGCATGAATTGATATTTACTTTAATAACCAGTTTGGTGATGCTAGAACTAATTTATTTATTATAGACGAATCGGAGGGAATATGAAATTAAAAAAATTGAATAATTTAAAAAATAAAAATAAAGAAATCATCAAATTAGATAAAGAAAAAAATATCATTAGAATTCAAGATGTTGAAACTAATGAGAATATAGCAACTGTGGATTATAAAATTAATCCACTTGGGGCTTTAACTCTACTACTACAACACAACTTTATTATCAGAAAAGGTGATAGAAATGCTGAGTAAAGAATATTACTTTAAAAAGTGCGAAGAAAGCACTTTAGAAGAGCAATTTTTAAAATTATCTGAAGAAATGCAAGAAGTATTTGTAGAGTTGAAAAATAACAATAAAACTAATGGCCATGGAACTGCTTGATGTGATTCAAGCAGCTAAAAATACTCTAATTAAACTAGAATTAGAAGATAATATTAATTTTGATGAAATTTACAAAAACTGGATAAATAAAATGGAGAATTACAAAACTAAAAAGTATTTCAAAAGCAACAGGATCGTGGGGAGGAAGTAATGAATTTAAAAGATGAAATAATATTAACTAAAGAATCTAAAAACTTTAAAATTACATTTTTAAATAGATTAAATACTGCTGATGAAAAATTATCTATAATAACTAAAATTATAGAACTAAAAGATTATAAAGATATGAGTAAAGAATGCAAAAAGCAAAGGCAAAAATATATCTTAAAAACATTAGCTACATATCTACCAGTACCGCTTATTGCTAATGAATTTGTAGCAAAGAAAATTCTTAAAGAATTAGAAAAGACGACTCGTAACATTTATTTTGCGTAGGATGTGATATCGTGGAAATTCAAAGAGATATAAATATCATAGCTCTAGATTATTTAAAAATTACTGGAGCTAAAGATTTAAAAGACTTAGAAGTTAATTATCAAGAATATTATAAATACTATCAAGAAGAAATTAGAAGAGTTTCTAGCTCTAAGAAAACCATTAAGTTTGAAACTATAAGCAAAGCTAATGAAATTGCTTTAGAAGAGGTTACAGAGCTTATTAAAGATAACTTTATAAAAGAAGTAAAGTGTAAAAAATGTAATGCAACACTTTTTAAATATTCACAAAATTTAAGATTTTACACAGTTGATGAAGAAATATCATTTATGAAAGATAAAGATATATTAAAAGTAAAATGCAGCTGTGGAGAAAAATATAAATTTAAAAAAATTAATGATAAAGATTTTGATGAAATGAAAATTGTTCAAAATAAAATAGAGGAGATCTTATGAAAACTATAGAGTTACCTTTATCTAAAAAAGAAATTCAGTTCAAAAATGAGCAAGGAATAATTGATATTTTCATTCGCTTTATTGACGAGCATAGAAAAATAACGGATCAGAAAGGAATAATAGAAAGAAAAAGAATTTTAAATATTTTAATTTCTCAATTAAAAAAAGAAGAATTAATTGAGGGTGAAACTTACAAAATAAAAATAATCAATGCTAAAGATAGTGTAGATAAATTAGATGTATATATACCAGTTAAAGTAACAAAGATACTAAAAAGAAAAATAAGATGTGCATTTTAGTGAGGAAATAATGGAAATAAAGACATATAACGGAGAAGCCTTAGAAACTATAGAAAATTTAATAGACAAAGGAATTAAAGTTGATTTAATTTTATGCGATCCTCCATACGGAGTAACTAAAAATAAATGGGATAAAAAAATAGATCCTGAAAAAATGTGGAAAGTATTAAAAAAAAATAGAAAAGAAACAACTCCAATAATTTTATTTTGTGTACAACCTTATACTTCAGAACTTGTAATAACAAATTCAAAAGAATTCAAATATATGAAATACTGGAAAAAAGACAGACCTAAAAATTTTTTAAACGCCAACAAGCAACCTCTAAGAGAAATTGAGGAAGTGGCTATTTTTTATAAAAAACAATGTTTTTATAATCCACAAAAAATACATGGGGAACCTAATCACAGCACAGGGAAAGCTAAAGGAAAGATAAAAAAATTAATAACAACTACGGTTGTTTTGCCCAAACCGAGAATTTAGATGGACTTAAATATCCTAGGCAACTTATGGAATACAAATGTCCATTTCCAGCGATTCATGGAACCGAAAAACCCGTTGAAGTAACGGAAGAATTGATATTAACCTATTCGAAAGAGGGCGATACAATATTAGACTTTTGTATGGGTAGTGGAACTATCGGGTTAGTAGCAATGAAAAACAATAGGAATTACATTGGCATAGAGCAAGATGTAAAAATATATGCTCAAGCTTTAGAAAGATTAAAGCAAGGAGAATAAGAGAATTAGAAATTGAATAAATTAAAATTCAAGGAGGAGATATGAAAAAGGTAACAATTATAGATTTAGAGGAATTAAAAGAAGAATATGGATTAAGAGAAAAAGAATTATCAGAAAAAGTATATGAAGTTATATCAGAGAGTGATGATTATTATACTCTAAGAAATAACTTTGGGAAAATAAAAGAATATGATAAAGAATTTTTCTCAAGATATTTAGATGATGAAGAAATTGAAATATCTGAATATGAAGATTTAAAAGAATATCATGAAGCCACAAATAGCGAAGGATTTATTTTATTTGTAGATGACAAAACTGATGAAAGTTCTATAGAAATTATGACCGATGAAGAAGGATACGTTATTTGCAGTTTAGGAGAACCAAAGTATCTTATAGAGTTAGAAAAAATATTGATAATAATAAATCAATTTGGATTTAATTTTAAAAAACAGTAATAAAAAAAAGCCCGTAGGCTGAGGGATGTGATTATTTTTTAATAATCCATAAAATTAATAAAATGGCAACTACTAGCATTAAGAAGTTTCCATTAATATTAAGAGTAGTTATATTAATAATCATCTACTCCCTCCTGTGATGTGAATTCAACTGCGAATTAAGTCTCTGACCTCTTAATTCGCATGAAAATAGCCCCCAAAAGATTGAGGGCTAATCTCATCAGAGTTTATTCACATCACATGCCTACAGGTGTAGACACTATGATTATATAATAGAAAAAAATAAAAGTCAAATATTCACAAATTGAAATCAGGATAACTGAAAGCTTATAAAAAGCTAAGCTCTTAGTTAAAGCTAAGCACTTTCTAGTGGTTAGTTTTAATTAAGGAGATTAAAAAAGGACCTATGATGTGAAGAGGTCCTTTAATGGCGATATGTTCTTATTCTATTTTTTAGGTGTAGGTTTTGAAGGTGGTCTGGTCATAGTAGGCTTATCAGCACTGTTATAAATTGGTTTGTCTGGCTTGACATCTGGTTTCTTAGAATTCAATATATTGCCCTCCTTAAGATGATAATTATTCTATAAATTCTATTGAAAAAGAAGTCTCTTCTAAAGCTAAAAATACAGTAGGAAAGTTTTCAAATTCTGTTGTTGTATTATCTTTTGGATTAATTTCATAGACAGTTACTTCAGAAATAAGAAATTCAACAATATTTCCTTTTGAATTTATAGATTCAATAGAACCAACATATAAGAATTTACTAGTTCTTATATTAGCATAGTATCGTAAAAATTTTTTATATTTAGATTCATTTAAATATATAGATTCTACTAATGGTTTTTTACCACTATGATTTAGAAAAGAATACAAATATCCTTTATTTATAAGAATAGCTATAACTATAGTTATAATTGAAGATGTAACACATCCTAAAAGGATAAAAGATAAATCTAAATTTAAAGAAGTGCTATCATTTAAAAAAACTAATAATTTTTTAAATTGAAATAAATAACCTAAAATTGAAAAAATAATAGAATAAAGAATAAACTCAGAAATGCTAAATTTTTCTATTTTATAAACAGCAAATTGAAAAATAATAACGCTGATCATACCAGAAAAAAGTAGTAGAACTAATTTTATTGTTAGTAAATCTATATTCATACATATCACCACCTAAAAAGATTATATCAAATTACTAGAATATTACGAGGGGGAATTACAAAAAAATATGGAAAAAATAATAGAGGTAAAAAATAAATATATATGTAAGAAATGTAATAAATTTATAGCAAGTTTTAAAGAAGATGGTTATATAGAGATTAATCCTAAATCTAAAAAAATATCAACGAATGGAAGTGAGTTTAAAATAACATGCCAATGTGGAGAAGTGCATCGAATTAAAATATGAATGGAATGATCGAGTTAATTATATTATAATAAGAATTATAGATATAAGGAGCTGAGAAAAATTATTTTATTCTTGATCATTTTATTAAATATATATTTTTTATTAAATATTAAATTAGACAGAAGAGGAAAAATTCAGTTAATTGTGTTCGAGAGTATTTTATTGATTATCTCTAATTATTTTTTTAGAAACGATTTAATTCAAAATAAAATGTTTAAAGATATAATAGGAAAAACAAATTTATTCTTTAATAAAGAAGAAAGTTTAGATATTTATTTGGGATTAATAGGAATAATTAGTACTATATATATTTATTGCTTAAGTATATCAGATACTTTTAAAAAAAATATTTTAATTTATTTATTAGGTGAAGATGATATATTATATACTCTTATAAAAGGATTAGTATTTTATTTTTTAAATATTTGTCCTATTTTATATATTGGATTAACGATAAAATTATTTTCTAAATTGTTAAAAAGTTTAGAAATTCTATTTTTAATAATGGATAATCAGAAATTTAAAGATAATTTTCAAAATATAGTTGTAAAAAAATATAAAGAAAATAAAGAATATAAAGAGCATAATGGATTAATTAATTTATATGAAGAAATAAAAACTAATTTATATAATGCTATTTTTAATAAAAATATTTTGAATATTCGTGAAATGATTTTTTATCTCCAAAATTTTTTAGCTTATCCAAATAATGATTTAAAAGAAGAAGAGAAATTTATTGGATATGTAGCTGAAATTTATCCTTATTTAATAGAAAATAGAGATGATAATATTTTTTTGGAAATATCATATTTACCAATTTGCTTAGGAGATGCATATATAATTGAAAAAAAATACAATATAGCTTTACAGTGCTTTGCTTTGTTAAAAAATAATTATCTTTATTATTATAAACATAATCTCCAAGAAAAAAATATTGAATGGGAAATTTTTAGACCATTAGCCTTTAAGTATTCAGATAATTATGATGAACTTATTGTCTATGAAGGAGCTATGATAAAAATTTTATATTCTATGTTAGAAAAAAAAGATTTTATAACTCTAAAAAAATTTTTTGATTATTATTATGAACTAGAAAATTTTTCTTACGAAGAAAATAAAATAATAAAATTGTTCAGTCATTTAATTATCTTGTTTTTTTTAAAATACTTAAAAATGGATAATATAGAAGAGGCAAAGGAATTAAAAACTTTGATAGAAGATAATCTATGTTATCGTAAAATGTATTTTGAAAAAATATATAATCAAAATAAAGAATTAGGATTAATATATAAGTTAAAAATAAAAGAGTTATTATGGCCAAAACCGGATTTGATGGGAATAAGTTCAATGGTAACAAATATAAAACAAGATATTAAAAATATACTAATAGAATGGGTAGAAAGAGATAGAATAGGATTAACAGAAAAATTTATAAATCAAAATAAAGAAGAATTTGAGTTTGTATATAGTGAATTTATAAAAAATCAAATAAAAAGATTTGACAATTTAAAATAAAAATTATATACTCAAATCAAAATTAAATATGATGTGAAGACTTAATTAAGGAGTCAAGGTTTGTCGTGAGGCAAATCTTGGCTCCTATTTTTTTTGCAAAAATTCAAAGGTGATTAAAATAGAAGAGATAATTTTAAAACTTCAAGAATTAGAATTAACTGAAAAAACAATAACAGCAAAAGAATTAATAAAATTTGCATTGGAGAAAAATATTAGTCCTCCAGCGCTCTTTAAAGAATTGAATAAAAAATATTCAAATCTATTTAAAGTTATAAAATAAGTTTTCAAATTTCAAATGACTATATTTCGTTCCAGGAAAACTTATTATAGACAATTTAGGGTGAACCAAAAATTTACAAGGGAATGGTTCGGGATAGGGGAAGGAAAAATTTTAAATAAAGCTCATCATTAATTACTCTCCCGAGTAGTGGTGGGTTTTATCTAGAATTTAAAAAAGAGGGAGGATTAATATGTTAATTCAACTTCAAAAAAAAGAATTTATAGAATTGTTGAATACAATAGAAAAATTTGGATTAGAAGAAGTTATAAAAAGAAAAGAGAAGTTAACGGTTCTACCGTTTGGGTATCAATATTCACATCCTTTAAAACTGATAGACATTAAAGTTATTTGTGAAAGAGATGCAGAAGCTTTTTTTGTTAAATTACATGAAAATTTAAATGCTGAAACAATTGAAGTCCCAGGAGTTGGGATGAAAAGTCCAAGATATTTTGTCGAAAAGCAATATGGGATTAAATTGAAAAAAATCCTTTAGAAGAATTTAAAACTATTTGCTAGGAGGTGAAAAAAATAGAAAGAAATATATTTCAAATTGGAGTTGACCACTTAATTATAAAGAACATAACAATAGAATACCCAGAACATTTGAAAAAAATGACTCTTACTGAAGATGGAGGATTGCAAGAGGGAATTACAGAAAGAGGAGAAGGATTTATTATTTATAGTTTTACAAAGCTGACTAAAGATAATGAATTAATCCCTTTTGTTAATACTCTTGTATTTAATCCTAATAAAATATTAGATGGAAATAATTTAATGAACTCAAAAGCTGGAAGAATTTATGATGCTTTAGTAAAAGTTAAAAATATATTAGATCAAAAAAATATTAAATTAGATTATTCAGAATCAACAGTGGAGACAACAGAAATTAATATAAATTTAAACATAGAATTTGTGAAATTAAAAAAAGTTTTAGATCTAATGTTTTATGTGATGAGCAAAGGGAAAAGTAAATGCACATTTGGAGATGACAATAATTATATTTCAAGAAATAGAAGGAAAGTCGAATCGTTTTGGTTTAGAAAAAACGAAAATGTTTTTAGAGCATATAATAAAACTTTAGAGCTTTTAGAGAAGGAAAAAATAGATATAAACTTAGAAGTTACAAGGATTGAAGACAAACTTTCTCCATATAATTTTAAAAAAATATTCAAAGATAATAACTTAGATTTAAAACTTATGACTGTTTTAAAAAATTTTGACTTAATAGAAATAAGTTTTAAGAAAAGATGGGCATTAATATTGAAAGAAAGCTTGCAATATTTAGATGCTAATCATGCAAAAGAAATAGCTATTGAATATAAAAAATTTAAAGATACTCAAAAATTAGCTAGAGAAAGAAAAAAAATAGATCAAAATATAAAACTCCAATGTGGAGTATATAAATATCTTTATGATAATTTTTCTATTTTTGATAAAAAATATATTTTTGATGTTATTGATAATTACCACAATAGAAATTTTAAAAGAGAAAAGCAAATGGCTGAGAAATATTTTTCAAATGAAAATGGCATAAATTTAATAAAATTTTTAGCAGATTTTTTTTGCACAACTTTTTCAAAACCTGTGCAAGAAAATTAAAACAAATAAATCAATATAAGCCTTATTTTATAGAGGTTTCCAATAGATTCTATAAAAATAAAAAAATAAAATTATTCTATATAAACAGTATGTTAAAGACTAGCTAGTTTATACAAAAAATATACAAAAAAATGGAGGTAATTATGAAAAGTACTCCAAGAAAAAAAGTTCCAATTAGCATAAAAAGAGAAGCAAGACGATTATATGAAGCTGGAATGCATATGGTAGATATCGCATTAGAATTAAAATTAAATATAAACACTCTGTATAAATATTCTTCAAAAGAGAAATGGGAAAGAGGAAGATTAGCAGATTTACTTTATATCAAAGAGCATGAACTTCTAACAAAAGAAGTAGCTTTAGTAAGAACTAAAAAGCTAAGCGAATATAGAAGCCTAACCGATGGGATAGTAGTAATGGGAAAGAACATTCAAATAAGCACATTAAAACAAGGACTTTCACTAAAAGAGAATATAGCCTTTGCAAATCATGTTAAAGCAATTCAAACATCATATGCGCTAGATAAAGAATTATATAGTATTTTAACCCCGATTGAAGAAATAGAAATGCAGTTAAAAAATGTTGAACTGGAAGAAGCAAAGGAAAGATTAGAGAAAGAAGCAGGTAAAGGAGGAACTGTTAATCTTGATTATTGATATTGATGGGTCCTCCCAGGGAAAAATGGAAAGCCTTGCGGGGCCCGAGAGGCCCCCGACTTCTCACGTTTCAAAAAATTTTGAAACTGATTGCCAATTTTTTTTATGGATATAAAGGCTTTAAAAAATAGGAGAAAATATGAAAATTGAAGCTACAGAAAATCAATTAGCAAGATTATTTAAAGAATCTGAAAGAACAATTAGAGATAAATATAAACAAGCTAGAATTGCTCCAGGAAAATATGATCTTATCAATGTAATTGAAACTTATGTTTCAAATATAAAAAAAACTATTTCTAAAGATGAAATAGAAGAAATAGAAAAAAATTATAAAAAATCAAAAGTTGCATTAAATGAAGCTAAATTAAAGATCATCGAAGAGGAATATATTTCAATTGATGAAGTCACTGAAGCGGTATCAACAATGATATTCAATTTTAAATCTAAAATAATGTCATTGCCTAAGAAAATTGTTATAGATTTAAAAAAGTGTACTACATCTTTTGAGCAAGAAAAAACAATAGAAAGACATGTAAAAAAGGCACTTGGAGAACTTAAAGAATATCTAGAACTTCATGAGGGAGATTGATAAAAATGTTTAATATAAAAAAGAATAAATTGTATAAAATATTAGCTCATGCGTTGAAATTGCCACCAGATTTAACATTAACTGAATGGGCTGATAGAAATAGAAAATTATCAAAGGAATCTTCAGCAGAATTTGGAGACTGGGAAACTGCGAGGACTCCTTATATGTTAGAAATTTATAATAATGTCATGAAAGAACATATACGAAAAATAGTCTTACAATTTGGATCTCAATTAGCAAAATCTGAATTTATTTTAAATACATTTGGTTGGTACGCTAATTTAGATCCTTGTCCAATGATGATAGTTCAACCAACAGATAAATTAGCATCTGAATTTTCAAAAGAAAGAGTATCTCCGATGATAAGAGATTGTGCAGTTTTGAGAAATCTAATAAAAGATGCAAATTTAAAAAATAGTGGGAATACAGTTACACATAAAATGTTTCCTGGTGGATTTTTAGCATTTAGAGGAGCAGTAACTCCATCAGGATTAGCTTCTAAGCCAATTAAAGTTTTATTTATGGACGAAGTCGATAGATATCCAAAATCAGCAGGAGATGAAGGTTCCCCTATAACACTAGCTGAGAAAAGAGTTCAAACTTATGATGATCACAAAATAATAATTACAGGAACACCAACAATAAAAGGCCATTCGGAAATCGAAGCAGAATATGAAAAGGGATCGAAAGCAAAATATTATGTAGAGTGTCCAGCGTGCAAAGAGAAGAATGAATTGCTGTTTGATAACTTGATTTGGGAACTGAATGAAGAAGATGAATTAAAAGTCGATAAAGTAGAAATGGTTTGTGAACATTGCGGTTCCAGCAGCAGCGAATCAGCTTGGAAAGAACATAGAGGAGAATGGATACATGAATATCCAGAGAGAACAACACTTTCATATAAATTATCTGCATTAGCAAGTGCTATGAGAAATTGGAAAAGTATAGTAGAAGAATATTTAGAAAAAAAAGACAATGAACAAGAATTAATATCATTTGTAAATACTGTGCTAGGAGAAACTTATGAACAAACTTTATCAGAAGTATTAGATTATGAAATTTTATTGAATAGAAGAGAAACATATGATGCTGAAGTGCCAGATGGAGTATTGCTATTAACCGCGGGTATTGACGTTCAAGATGGATGGTTAGCAATAGAAGTACTAGGACATGGCTTGAATAATGAGACATGGGGAATTCAATATAAAGTCCTTGCTGGAAATCTTGAAGAAAAAGAGATATGGGATGAATTAGATGAGTTTTTAATGAAGAAATTTTATTATTCTAACGGCATAGGAATTAATATTTATTCTGCATGTATAGATACTGGTGGGCATCATACGGAAGCTGTTTATGACTTTGTAAAGCCTCGTGAAACTTACCGAAGGATATTCGGGATAAAAGGTCTAGGAGGAGAAAATGTTCCTGTTATAAATGGATTTAGGTTAACAAAAAATAAAAAAATAAATTTATTATCTTTAGGGGTTAATGCGCTTAAAGATACTGTAATGGGACGATTGAAAATTAATGAAATAGGACCTGGATATTGTCATTTTCCAAATGATCCATTTTTAAAATACGATGAGTTATATTTTAAAGCTTTAACAGCTGAGGTGAAGTTAACTAATAAGAAGAACGGAAAAATAACGTGGACAAAAATAAGAAAGCGTAATGAATCTTTGGATTGTAGAAACTATGCGGAAGCTGCAAAACAAATATTTACTAAATTAGATATGAATAAGCTTGCAACTTTAAGGAAAGAGCAACTAGAGAAAATATTTGAATATAAGATTCCTAAAAAGAAAACTAGAAAAATGAAAATAGAAGGGGGGATAAAAAAAGATGAGTAATTCTCTAACTCAAGAAATAGCAAAAAGAAAATTAGAAAAATATTTAGAAGCGGAAGAAAAAGTATTACTTGCTCAAGAATATAAACTTGAAGGCAGAGTTGTAACTAGAGCGAATCTAAAAGAAATCAGAGAAGGTATAAAATTTTGGGAAAAAAAATGTATAAATAAAAATTTAACTAAAATTAGAAGCTATAGAGTTCAAATTAAAAATGATTAGGAGGATAGTAAATGTTTAATTTTTTTAAAAATAAAATTAAAAAAAATCCTCGAGAAACAACAAAGGAAATGAAGGTTATGAACTATGCCCAAGGAGGTGGTTCTAGAACTAAAGTTATATTCAGAAAAACAAGAGATGAATTAAATACAGCAGATGAGGATATTGGAGAAAGCAAAGATTTGCTAATGGCTAGATCATCTTATTTATATATGAATAATGCCATTGGAGCTGCTGCAATAAAAAAAATAAGAACAAATGTTGTAGGTAGAGGATTAAAAGTAAAACCTACTATAGCTAATGAGATTTTAAAGTTATCTCAGGATGAGGTAGATAGAATACACAAAGAAATATGTATTCTGTGGGATATTTTTACTGATGAATGTGATATAGAAAATTTTTCAAATTTTTATCAAATACAATCTCTTGTATTGATAAATCAGCTAGTTTTTGGAGAAACTTTTGTATTGCTTCCGTTGAAAAAAAAGCCTGGCCAACTTTTTGATTTAAAAATAAAACTTATAGATTCTATCAGATGTCAAAATCCACAAAGTTCAAACGACAATATAAGGAATGGAGTTGAAATATCATCTGATGGAGAAATTGTTGCATATTATTTTACGAAAAATAGTACATCTACAGAAACCGTAAGAGTTGATACAGTTGGAAAAAAGACAGGAAGAAGAAATGTTTTATGCGTTATGGAAAAGGAAAGAATAGGTCAACGTAGAGGAGTTCCACTATTATCTCCAGTTATAGAATTACTTTATCAACTTTCTGAATATACATCAACAGAAATAACTTCAGCCTCAGTTGCTGCATTATTTTCCGTATTCATAACTAACACTTCAGAAGATACAACTACACCAGAAGGAGAAGATCCTTTAATGAATAGTGAAAGTGAAAAAGAAGAGGATGGAGATTATATTGTTAAACTAGGTAACGGAACGTTAAGCGAATTGCCTCCAGGCAAAAATATAACGATTGCTTCCCCGAATCGAAATGGAGCAAGTTTTGAAGAATTTACAAAAACATTAGCACGACAACTTGGAGCAGCATTAGAAATTCCGTACGAAATTTTGTTTACAAATTTTACAGCAAGTTATTCAGCTTCTAGAGCAGCACTTTTAGAGGTGTGGAAAATGTACTTAATGAGAAGAAATTGGTTTGTATCGGATTTTTGTAAGCCAATTTATGAAGAATTTTTAGATGAAGCAGTAGCAAAAGGAATGCTGAATTTGCCAGGATATGAAAATTTATTAAATAGAAAATGTTATCAAAAAGCTGAATGGTATGGGCCAGTACAAGGTCAATTGAATCCAGTTCAAGAGGTAAATGCAGCTGTAACAAAAATTAAATCTGGGTTATCGACTCTTGATAGAGAGACAAGAGAGCTAAATGGTGGAGATTTTGAAGCGAATAATACGCAAAGGAAGATTGAAAGTGAAAAAAGAGGTGAATTGAAAAATGAACAAAGTATTTAACCTTTACAAAACTGGAACTAAAAAAGCAACAATACTTATTTATGGAGTTGTA
Proteins encoded in this window:
- a CDS encoding phage portal protein translates to MFNFFKNKIKKNPRETTKEMKVMNYAQGGGSRTKVIFRKTRDELNTADEDIGESKDLLMARSSYLYMNNAIGAAAIKKIRTNVVGRGLKVKPTIANEILKLSQDEVDRIHKEICILWDIFTDECDIENFSNFYQIQSLVLINQLVFGETFVLLPLKKKPGQLFDLKIKLIDSIRCQNPQSSNDNIRNGVEISSDGEIVAYYFTKNSTSTETVRVDTVGKKTGRRNVLCVMEKERIGQRRGVPLLSPVIELLYQLSEYTSTEITSASVAALFSVFITNTSEDTTTPEGEDPLMNSESEKEEDGDYIVKLGNGTLSELPPGKNITIASPNRNGASFEEFTKTLARQLGAALEIPYEILFTNFTASYSASRAALLEVWKMYLMRRNWFVSDFCKPIYEEFLDEAVAKGMLNLPGYENLLNRKCYQKAEWYGPVQGQLNPVQEVNAAVTKIKSGLSTLDRETRELNGGDFEANNTQRKIESEKRGELKNEQSI
- a CDS encoding replication initiation protein; amino-acid sequence: MNLTFKNELNDLILTKMSAKELDLFIALLIKFSELKTDKIKVSFLEIKKIMGINPRTSNKQFANTLDKMIIKSHQTIQKTEETKGRKKYISIITTTIFDEEEMTIESRINPDFKNLFEVDNEKGTYTILDLKALVNFKSKYSKNLYRLLKQWETIGTKEFSIDEFRTVLDVPKSYPMKEVDKIVLTPILKELTEFFPKLNIEKIKNGRGAKVTKIIFTWQRIERKKKSFKKQQEVQTQGTGSKKLYNKELAAEKTLEIEKEIEGLKAKERLAEIVKTNLSSKVVEESIQELTSDEYIGMYYDYLKANNIEHSLYVKKAFDIINKNKVKIKENKKAL
- a CDS encoding DUF6148 family protein, giving the protein MSNSLTQEIAKRKLEKYLEAEEKVLLAQEYKLEGRVVTRANLKEIREGIKFWEKKCINKNLTKIRSYRVQIKND
- a CDS encoding DNA methyltransferase, with product MEIKTYNGEALETIENLIDKGIKVDLILCDPPYGVTKNKWDKKIDPEKMWKVLKKNRKETTPIILFCVQPYTSELVITNSKEFKYMKYWKKDRPKNFLNANKQPLREIEEVAIFYKKQCFYNPQKIHGEPNHSTGKAKGKIKKLITTTVVLPKPRI
- a CDS encoding site-specific DNA-methyltransferase; its protein translation is MEYKCPFPAIHGTEKPVEVTEELILTYSKEGDTILDFCMGSGTIGLVAMKNNRNYIGIEQDVKIYAQALERLKQGE
- a CDS encoding terminase gpP N-terminus-related DNA-binding protein, which gives rise to MKSTPRKKVPISIKREARRLYEAGMHMVDIALELKLNINTLYKYSSKEKWERGRLADLLYIKEHELLTKEVALVRTKKLSEYRSLTDGIVVMGKNIQISTLKQGLSLKENIAFANHVKAIQTSYALDKELYSILTPIEEIEMQLKNVELEEAKERLEKEAGKGGTVNLDY
- a CDS encoding phage terminase large subunit family protein, producing MKLPPDLTLTEWADRNRKLSKESSAEFGDWETARTPYMLEIYNNVMKEHIRKIVLQFGSQLAKSEFILNTFGWYANLDPCPMMIVQPTDKLASEFSKERVSPMIRDCAVLRNLIKDANLKNSGNTVTHKMFPGGFLAFRGAVTPSGLASKPIKVLFMDEVDRYPKSAGDEGSPITLAEKRVQTYDDHKIIITGTPTIKGHSEIEAEYEKGSKAKYYVECPACKEKNELLFDNLIWELNEEDELKVDKVEMVCEHCGSSSSESAWKEHRGEWIHEYPERTTLSYKLSALASAMRNWKSIVEEYLEKKDNEQELISFVNTVLGETYEQTLSEVLDYEILLNRRETYDAEVPDGVLLLTAGIDVQDGWLAIEVLGHGLNNETWGIQYKVLAGNLEEKEIWDELDEFLMKKFYYSNGIGINIYSACIDTGGHHTEAVYDFVKPRETYRRIFGIKGLGGENVPVINGFRLTKNKKINLLSLGVNALKDTVMGRLKINEIGPGYCHFPNDPFLKYDELYFKALTAEVKLTNKKNGKITWTKIRKRNESLDCRNYAEAAKQIFTKLDMNKLATLRKEQLEKIFEYKIPKKKTRKMKIEGGIKKDE